The following proteins are encoded in a genomic region of Ornithinibacillus sp. 4-3:
- a CDS encoding P-II family nitrogen regulator — MFSSSDANDKEYERICIIVNYGLGSKIIQKARSCGVSGGTVLLGKGTVKSRLLEFLAIDEVRKEVVFMVADKETARKAIGELDKKFKFSKPNHGIAFTTSVGYIIGAGTYKKDDYLKEDRGAEQIMYHVISVIVEKGNAEYVIDAAVGAGSKGGTILNARGSGIHETSKLFAMEIEPEKEMVLILSEKETTEAIARAIKKKLKIDEPGNGIIFIQDVHATYGLYK; from the coding sequence ATGTTCAGTAGCTCTGATGCTAATGATAAAGAATATGAACGTATTTGTATTATTGTCAACTATGGATTAGGCAGTAAGATTATACAGAAAGCAAGGAGTTGTGGGGTCTCTGGCGGTACAGTATTACTAGGTAAAGGTACTGTCAAAAGTCGACTTTTGGAATTTTTAGCGATAGATGAAGTGAGAAAAGAAGTTGTTTTCATGGTTGCTGATAAAGAAACAGCACGAAAAGCTATTGGAGAGCTAGATAAAAAGTTTAAGTTTTCCAAGCCTAATCATGGAATAGCTTTTACTACATCCGTAGGTTATATTATTGGTGCTGGAACATATAAAAAAGATGATTATTTAAAAGAAGATAGAGGAGCGGAGCAGATCATGTATCATGTAATTTCAGTGATTGTAGAAAAAGGAAATGCAGAATATGTAATTGATGCAGCGGTCGGAGCAGGTTCAAAAGGTGGAACAATCTTGAATGCAAGAGGTTCAGGAATCCATGAAACTAGTAAGCTCTTTGCTATGGAAATTGAACCTGAGAAAGAAATGGTCCTGATTTTATCTGAAAAAGAAACAACAGAAGCTATTGCTAGAGCAATCAAGAAGAAGCTGAAAATTGATGAGCCTGGTAATGGAATTATATTTATCCAAGATGTTCATGCCACATACGGATTATATAAATAA
- a CDS encoding DUF1538 domain-containing protein encodes MNILGAKLKEVVFAVLPITIIVFILNYTIIHLETSLMIQFAIGAIFIIVGLTIFLFGVDLGVTPIGESMGKAIVKPNKMWVIIVVGILLGFFISIAEPDLHILAGQVDLVTSGLITKLSIVVVVSIGIGVLISTGLVRIVYNIPIHKMLIVIYGIIFILALFTSSEFLAISFDASGATTGALTVPFILALALGVSSMKKNSIASEEDSFGLVAIASAGAIIAVMIMNIVKGTEEMSGSLETRTADTSSIFGPFLHEIPIISGEIVIALLPIIIMFLIFQKFSFKMSKRGVRKILEGLLFTFIGLVLFLVGVNAGFMDVGASVGYSIASLDNKAYLIIIAFILGLVTILAEPAVYVLTNQIEEVTSGYVKRSVVMLSLSIGVGVAIALSVLRIIVPELQLWHYLLPGYAIALAMTFFVGKLFVGIAFDSGGVASGPMTATFILAFVQGAAESVEGANVIVDGFGMIAMVALTPLIALQVLGLIFKLKSKKGRMARDVQ; translated from the coding sequence TTGAATATATTAGGTGCTAAACTAAAAGAGGTAGTATTTGCTGTTCTACCAATCACAATTATTGTATTCATTTTGAATTATACAATCATACATCTGGAAACATCCTTAATGATCCAATTTGCTATAGGGGCAATATTTATAATTGTTGGACTAACAATATTTTTATTTGGTGTAGATTTGGGAGTAACCCCAATAGGTGAATCGATGGGGAAAGCGATTGTTAAACCAAATAAAATGTGGGTTATCATTGTTGTTGGAATTTTACTTGGATTCTTTATTTCAATTGCGGAGCCGGATTTACATATTTTAGCAGGTCAAGTTGATCTAGTAACATCAGGTTTGATTACAAAGCTTAGTATTGTTGTAGTTGTTTCAATCGGTATTGGGGTACTGATTTCAACAGGGCTTGTTCGAATTGTGTATAATATTCCTATACATAAAATGCTTATTGTTATTTATGGAATTATCTTTATTCTTGCACTTTTTACATCTTCTGAATTTCTTGCGATTTCATTTGATGCTTCCGGAGCAACAACTGGTGCACTAACGGTGCCATTTATCTTAGCACTTGCTCTTGGCGTTTCCTCTATGAAGAAGAATAGTATAGCTTCTGAAGAGGATAGTTTTGGTCTAGTAGCGATTGCATCAGCAGGTGCAATTATTGCAGTTATGATTATGAATATTGTTAAAGGTACAGAAGAAATGTCAGGTAGCTTGGAAACAAGAACAGCAGATACATCTTCTATATTTGGACCATTTTTACACGAAATTCCAATAATATCTGGAGAAATTGTTATTGCGTTGTTACCAATTATTATTATGTTCCTCATTTTTCAGAAATTTAGCTTCAAGATGTCAAAAAGGGGAGTAAGAAAAATTTTAGAAGGACTCTTATTTACATTTATTGGACTAGTATTATTTTTAGTAGGTGTAAATGCTGGATTTATGGATGTAGGTGCTTCAGTAGGGTATAGTATTGCTTCTTTAGACAATAAAGCGTATCTTATTATTATAGCCTTTATTTTAGGGCTAGTAACTATTTTAGCAGAGCCAGCTGTATATGTATTGACCAATCAAATTGAAGAAGTGACGAGTGGTTATGTGAAGCGTAGTGTTGTTATGCTATCCTTATCTATCGGGGTAGGAGTTGCTATTGCTTTATCCGTACTTCGCATAATCGTACCAGAGCTACAATTATGGCATTATTTATTGCCTGGTTATGCAATTGCTCTTGCTATGACATTCTTTGTTGGAAAATTATTTGTTGGAATTGCATTTGATTCTGGGGGTGTTGCGTCAGGTCCAATGACTGCTACGTTTATATTAGCGTTTGTCCAGGGTGCAGCAGAATCAGTTGAAGGAGCAAATGTTATTGTGGATGGATTTGGAATGATCGCCATGGTTGCTCTGACTCCTTTAATTGCTTTACAAGTCTTAGGATTAATATTTAAGTTGAAGTCTAAAAAGGGAAGGATGGCAAGAGATGTTCAGTAG
- a CDS encoding ABC transporter substrate-binding protein, with the protein MKRNLLLITILTAMLFIVAACGSDSSSGNNDSDASGENSGGTLNIAIDGAPPSLDQPAVSATATRDAARPIFESLVVTDSKFNPQPMLAESIDTEDNKTYTFHLREGIKFHNGEEMTAEDVVASMERWMEKSSVTGNIFEDATWTAEDDYTVVLELEEASALVLDTIASSKQAAGIMPKEIVESAPAEGVQEYIGTGPFKFAEWRQDQYIRYEKFEDYQPVSGEPDGLAGKKEALVDEIYLHIVTDPTTRLTGLQTGEYDIVHGLPYDMYNDFKEDPNIETIMAKEGNQVLIMNNVEGLSSDIKMRQAINVGLNHEDILMAAFPNEDLFTIDSSYMDREIETWASDAGSEYYNQNDPEKAKEMLDEMGYAGEEFTILTTRDYIEFYNAGIAIQEQLKQMGINAQLEVYDWPTMVDKIENNQDEWDAVVNSFSVVSTPPQLLALSDSYAGGVNDDKVGEMMKQIEVAPTTEEAKAIWDELQLYAWEELLPVIQNGVYHYLYGYGTNVEGLTTTSGPVYWNVSVTE; encoded by the coding sequence ATGAAGCGAAATTTATTGTTAATAACGATACTTACAGCTATGCTATTTATCGTTGCAGCTTGTGGGTCAGATTCATCTTCAGGTAACAATGATTCTGATGCAAGTGGTGAAAATAGTGGGGGTACATTAAACATTGCGATTGATGGAGCTCCGCCATCACTAGATCAGCCAGCAGTTTCAGCTACGGCTACACGTGATGCAGCGAGACCAATTTTTGAAAGTTTAGTAGTTACAGATTCCAAATTTAATCCGCAACCAATGTTAGCAGAGTCTATTGATACAGAAGATAATAAGACATATACATTCCATTTAAGAGAAGGAATTAAGTTCCATAACGGAGAAGAAATGACAGCAGAGGATGTTGTTGCTTCAATGGAACGTTGGATGGAAAAATCCTCTGTTACAGGAAATATCTTTGAAGATGCAACATGGACAGCAGAAGATGATTATACAGTTGTACTTGAATTGGAAGAAGCATCTGCACTTGTATTAGATACTATTGCATCTTCTAAACAAGCGGCAGGTATTATGCCAAAAGAGATTGTCGAATCTGCTCCAGCAGAAGGAGTACAAGAATATATTGGAACAGGTCCTTTTAAATTTGCGGAATGGAGACAAGACCAGTATATTCGTTATGAAAAATTTGAAGATTACCAACCTGTTTCTGGTGAACCAGATGGTTTAGCAGGAAAAAAAGAAGCATTAGTAGATGAAATCTATCTACACATTGTTACAGATCCTACAACTAGATTAACAGGATTACAAACAGGTGAATATGATATAGTCCATGGTTTACCATATGATATGTATAATGATTTTAAAGAAGATCCAAATATTGAAACGATTATGGCTAAAGAAGGAAATCAAGTGTTAATCATGAATAATGTTGAAGGGCTTTCTTCTGACATAAAAATGAGACAAGCTATCAATGTTGGATTAAATCATGAAGATATTTTAATGGCTGCTTTCCCAAATGAGGATCTATTCACAATTGATTCAAGTTATATGGATAGAGAAATTGAAACATGGGCAAGTGATGCAGGAAGTGAATATTATAATCAGAATGATCCAGAAAAAGCTAAAGAAATGTTAGATGAAATGGGTTATGCTGGGGAAGAATTTACTATTCTAACAACACGTGATTATATTGAATTTTACAATGCTGGAATTGCAATTCAAGAACAATTAAAACAAATGGGAATTAATGCACAACTAGAGGTGTATGATTGGCCAACAATGGTTGATAAAATTGAGAATAATCAAGATGAATGGGATGCTGTCGTAAACTCATTCTCTGTTGTGAGTACACCACCGCAGTTACTTGCGTTAAGTGATAGCTATGCTGGTGGAGTGAATGATGATAAAGTAGGGGAAATGATGAAACAAATCGAAGTTGCTCCTACTACTGAAGAAGCAAAAGCAATTTGGGATGAATTACAGCTTTATGCTTGGGAAGAACTTCTACCTGTTATTCAAAACGGTGTTTACCATTACCTATATGGATATGGCACAAATGTAGAAGGGCTTACTACAACTTCAGGTCCAGTTTATTGGAATGTAAGTGTTACAGAATAA
- a CDS encoding cupin domain-containing protein has translation MKISKDNAEHYLWGNQCDGWHLVKNKELSIIHERMPAHTTEVRHYHNRARQFFFILSGTATMEMEGEYITLHAKEGVEIPPLIPHQMMNKSDEEVEFLVVSQPNSRGDRILTEE, from the coding sequence TTGAAAATAAGTAAAGATAACGCAGAACACTACTTATGGGGAAATCAGTGTGATGGTTGGCATTTAGTGAAAAATAAAGAATTAAGTATCATACATGAACGAATGCCAGCTCATACTACGGAAGTTAGACATTATCATAATCGCGCACGTCAATTTTTCTTTATTCTATCAGGTACTGCAACAATGGAAATGGAAGGAGAATATATTACTTTACATGCCAAGGAAGGGGTAGAAATACCTCCACTTATCCCACATCAGATGATGAATAAATCTGATGAAGAGGTAGAATTTTTAGTAGTGTCTCAGCCTAATAGTAGAGGTGATAGAATATTAACAGAAGAATAA
- the mmuM gene encoding homocysteine S-methyltransferase: MNPIENVLNSFPVMILDGAMATELEKYECDLNDSLWSAKVLIENPELIKKVHLDYFEAGADCAMTASYQATIAGFMSRGLSKEEAEELIGKSVQIAAEARDEFWADEKNHVNRPKPLVAGSIGPYGAFLADGSEYTGDYDLTEEQLMDFHRDRMKILVEAGADILVCETIPCLKEAKAIARLLKEFPTVYALLSFSAKDELHISDGEKIADCMTWLNDQDQVASIGVNCTALEYIPSLIAEMKRHTNKPISVYPNSGEKYNPDDKTWESGSIKMDYKQLSKQWFGLGATLIGGCCRTSPAHIKEVASWVREEK; this comes from the coding sequence ATGAATCCAATTGAAAATGTACTTAATTCTTTCCCTGTAATGATTCTTGACGGGGCAATGGCTACAGAGCTTGAAAAATATGAATGTGATCTGAATGATAGTTTATGGTCAGCAAAAGTGTTGATTGAAAACCCAGAATTAATTAAGAAGGTACATCTTGATTATTTTGAAGCGGGTGCAGATTGTGCAATGACAGCAAGCTATCAGGCAACCATTGCAGGTTTTATGTCTCGCGGTTTGAGTAAAGAAGAGGCTGAAGAATTGATTGGAAAGTCCGTTCAAATTGCAGCAGAAGCTCGAGATGAGTTTTGGGCAGATGAGAAAAATCATGTGAATCGTCCGAAGCCACTTGTGGCTGGATCCATTGGTCCTTATGGTGCTTTTCTTGCAGATGGTTCGGAGTATACAGGAGATTATGATTTAACTGAAGAACAGTTAATGGATTTTCATAGAGATCGAATGAAAATCTTAGTTGAAGCAGGTGCAGATATCTTAGTGTGTGAAACAATCCCTTGCTTGAAGGAAGCAAAAGCTATTGCAAGATTGTTAAAAGAATTCCCGACAGTATATGCATTGCTTAGTTTTAGTGCAAAAGATGAATTACATATAAGTGATGGTGAAAAAATTGCAGACTGTATGACGTGGCTTAATGATCAGGATCAAGTAGCATCTATTGGAGTTAACTGTACAGCGCTAGAATATATTCCATCATTAATTGCTGAAATGAAGCGTCACACAAATAAGCCAATATCAGTCTATCCAAATTCAGGTGAGAAGTATAATCCGGATGATAAGACATGGGAATCTGGCTCTATTAAAATGGATTACAAACAACTTTCCAAGCAATGGTTCGGTCTAGGAGCTACTTTAATAGGTGGATGTTGTCGTACTAGCCCAGCACATATCAAAGAGGTTGCAAGCTGGGTGAGAGAAGAGAAATAA
- a CDS encoding HIRAN domain-containing protein, which yields MDFHIAGFAYYDGLDVIDEFTLGKPVELLSEADNLCDPEAVAIYYQTRKIGYDRKTRMHY from the coding sequence ATGGATTTTCATATTGCCGGATTTGCTTATTACGATGGACTAGATGTAATTGATGAGTTCACATTGGGTAAACCAGTAGAGTTACTTTCAGAAGCCGATAACCTGTGTGATCCAGAAGCAGTTGCTATTTATTATCAAACAAGAAAAATAGGTTATGACCGAAAGACAAGAATGCACTATTAA
- a CDS encoding C45 family autoproteolytic acyltransferase/hydolase gives MLRCITNYEQLFYGFQNINWKAVREQAKLHIPAIEAYDETLLEEMHGVAKGAGVDFEDILALNARSEIALTGNESTSFADGCTSIGTASPLTVDTIIEENWDWKEEQKENLLLLKIEREDKPNIMMDTEAGIIGKIGFNNHGVGVCLNALMTNKKTDGVSIHLGLRGVLDSISIQEAIKKVHNGQIASTANFLIGCSQGEPKGMILQTEVSPFGIAYINEINSYGVHTNHICSAELKQHLEDQNILRYSDSMIRLRRAEQMVEKSIYDKEEITIETYKRWFADDFNKPGSINRYLNKTAPRHQQTITVFSVVMNLTK, from the coding sequence ATTTTACGATGCATAACAAATTATGAGCAACTATTTTATGGATTTCAAAATATTAATTGGAAAGCTGTAAGAGAACAAGCAAAGTTACATATTCCTGCTATTGAAGCTTATGATGAAACTCTCCTAGAAGAAATGCATGGAGTTGCAAAAGGAGCAGGAGTAGATTTTGAAGATATCCTTGCCTTAAATGCAAGAAGTGAAATTGCACTTACTGGAAATGAAAGTACATCCTTTGCAGACGGATGTACAAGTATCGGAACTGCATCACCTTTAACGGTAGATACAATTATTGAAGAAAATTGGGATTGGAAAGAAGAACAAAAAGAAAATTTACTTTTGCTTAAAATAGAAAGAGAAGATAAACCAAATATTATGATGGATACAGAAGCAGGTATAATTGGAAAAATCGGTTTTAATAACCATGGTGTAGGTGTTTGCTTAAATGCTTTAATGACAAATAAAAAAACAGATGGGGTATCAATTCATTTAGGGCTTCGAGGAGTTCTAGATTCTATTTCCATACAAGAAGCTATAAAGAAAGTGCATAATGGACAAATAGCTTCTACTGCTAATTTTCTGATAGGATGTAGCCAAGGTGAACCTAAAGGAATGATACTTCAAACAGAGGTTTCTCCCTTTGGTATTGCTTATATAAATGAAATAAATAGCTATGGCGTACATACTAATCATATATGTTCTGCAGAACTAAAACAGCATCTCGAAGATCAAAACATTTTAAGGTATAGTGATTCAATGATTCGCTTAAGGCGTGCTGAGCAAATGGTAGAGAAATCTATTTATGATAAAGAAGAAATAACAATAGAAACATATAAACGTTGGTTTGCAGATGATTTTAATAAGCCAGGCTCTATTAATCGATATTTAAATAAAACAGCTCCTCGTCACCAACAAACAATTACAGTTTTTTCTGTTGTTATGAATCTAACAAAGTAG
- a CDS encoding ABC transporter substrate-binding protein produces the protein MTYQNNLCLNCFILSTVCRYAVYLLIIVIATPKQLAAIYPKEVIESVDDSGNITEFIGTGPYQFEEWRQDQYIHFSKFDDYVSVSDPADGMPGSKNPHVENLYFDIVSDASTRQTGITTEMYDIAMNISLEHYSQVQEDANLNVDTDERTYAILNFNKKQGPLTDEKIRQAIAAGLDLDSIMYGAFGDEDLYSIYSGFMKQDQQMYSTVGKENYNQKNEERARELLEEAGYNNEEIVLMASRDYDYYYQAATIILEQLQNIGLNVKLEIYDWPTFLDLENDPDSWHMEVTGYTTWITPAENIIFNEGSPGWTKDPSLDTIISNIKGAVSDDELQKYYDELHEILLIDYVAGIKLGNFKDIYAINNKISNFYTFEGMILWNIGMED, from the coding sequence TTGACATATCAGAATAATTTGTGTTTAAATTGTTTTATCCTGTCGACTGTATGTCGCTATGCAGTCTACTTGTTAATAATTGTAATAGCTACTCCGAAGCAGCTTGCAGCTATTTATCCTAAAGAAGTGATAGAATCTGTTGATGATTCTGGGAATATTACAGAGTTTATTGGTACAGGTCCTTATCAATTTGAGGAATGGAGACAAGATCAATATATTCATTTTTCTAAATTTGATGATTATGTCAGTGTGAGTGATCCTGCTGACGGAATGCCAGGAAGTAAAAACCCCCATGTAGAAAATTTATATTTTGATATCGTATCAGATGCATCAACGAGACAAACTGGGATAACTACAGAAATGTATGATATTGCGATGAATATATCACTAGAGCATTATAGCCAAGTACAAGAAGATGCTAATTTAAATGTTGACACTGATGAGCGAACATATGCAATATTAAATTTTAATAAAAAACAAGGTCCTCTAACAGATGAGAAAATTAGGCAAGCAATAGCAGCTGGTTTGGATTTAGATAGTATTATGTACGGAGCGTTTGGTGATGAAGATTTATACAGTATTTATTCAGGTTTTATGAAACAAGATCAACAAATGTATTCCACAGTTGGAAAAGAAAATTATAATCAAAAGAATGAAGAGAGAGCTCGGGAACTCCTAGAAGAAGCGGGTTACAATAATGAAGAAATCGTGCTAATGGCTTCACGTGACTATGACTATTATTATCAAGCGGCAACCATTATTTTAGAACAACTACAAAATATTGGTTTAAATGTGAAGTTGGAAATTTATGATTGGCCAACATTTTTAGATTTAGAGAATGATCCAGATAGCTGGCATATGGAAGTAACCGGGTATACTACTTGGATTACTCCAGCAGAAAACATCATTTTCAATGAAGGTTCACCTGGATGGACTAAAGATCCTTCTTTAGATACTATTATTAGTAATATAAAAGGTGCTGTATCTGATGATGAATTACAAAAATATTATGATGAGTTGCATGAAATCTTATTAATTGATTATGTAGCTGGTATTAAGCTTGGTAATTTTAAAGATATTTATGCAATAAACAATAAAATTTCGAACTTCTATACATTTGAAGGAATGATTTTATGGAATATCGGAATGGAAGACTAA
- a CDS encoding mechanosensitive ion channel family protein: MEQIKNFFIRHFDTFENIGWTIVKIILLFVVIRFAVVLLNKLIRHFLHSQGKIDERRQNALAKLLSNMIRFIAYFILILTILPMFGINIAALLAGAGVVGIAIGFGAQNLLKDFFNGFFILLEDQYGVDDHVVINGEWGQVRDVSLRLTVLQNWTGEMKYIPNGQITQVINYSQENSIADVMIEVGYNTDTDLAIDIIHRVALRVAAEDENVVGEIGMMGVNSLNPSSYTIRLYVECLPYTHWGVIRQIKHEAQKEFVKNGIDLPIQKVSYMPEKEENI, encoded by the coding sequence TTGGAGCAAATAAAAAATTTTTTCATCAGACATTTCGACACATTTGAAAACATAGGGTGGACTATTGTAAAAATAATTCTCTTATTTGTTGTTATTCGATTTGCAGTTGTACTGCTCAACAAATTAATTAGGCATTTTCTACATTCTCAAGGGAAAATTGATGAACGAAGACAAAATGCATTAGCGAAATTATTGTCGAATATGATTCGATTCATTGCCTATTTCATTTTAATATTAACTATTTTACCGATGTTTGGAATAAATATTGCAGCATTATTAGCGGGTGCTGGTGTTGTTGGAATTGCAATTGGTTTTGGTGCACAAAATCTCTTGAAAGATTTCTTTAATGGTTTTTTTATTTTATTGGAAGATCAATATGGTGTAGATGATCATGTTGTTATTAATGGAGAGTGGGGGCAAGTACGAGATGTAAGTCTTCGTTTGACAGTTTTACAAAATTGGACTGGTGAAATGAAGTATATCCCTAATGGACAAATTACACAGGTGATTAACTATTCACAGGAAAATTCGATTGCAGACGTTATGATTGAGGTAGGTTATAACACAGACACAGATCTAGCAATTGACATTATTCATCGAGTGGCTTTAAGAGTAGCAGCAGAAGATGAAAATGTGGTAGGAGAAATTGGTATGATGGGTGTAAATTCTTTAAATCCATCGAGCTATACTATAAGGCTATATGTAGAGTGTTTGCCGTATACACATTGGGGTGTTATTAGACAAATTAAGCATGAAGCTCAGAAGGAATTTGTGAAGAATGGTATTGATTTACCTATTCAGAAGGTTTCTTATATGCCAGAGAAAGAAGAAAATATTTAA
- a CDS encoding DnaA N-terminal domain-containing protein, with product MNHPVLDTTSQNLWRKIVKEISLRIPKSSFNTWIAPAVGELKEENILVITADSAFSRDWLEGKYKLLFYDVLLGLTGVKFEIEIIYDVQETSYVESNIDKEEALAYMLLASKQVDLSTDQTKELYLTMLSLFQTHTPLEAKLEANKLN from the coding sequence ATGAACCATCCAGTTTTAGATACTACTTCACAAAATCTGTGGAGAAAAATTGTAAAAGAAATCTCGCTAAGAATCCCAAAATCTTCCTTCAACACCTGGATTGCACCTGCAGTTGGTGAACTAAAAGAAGAAAACATATTGGTGATTACAGCAGATAGTGCATTTTCTCGTGATTGGTTAGAAGGGAAATATAAACTTTTGTTTTATGATGTTTTGTTGGGATTAACAGGGGTTAAATTTGAAATAGAAATTATTTATGATGTGCAGGAAACTTCTTATGTAGAAAGCAATATAGATAAAGAAGAAGCTCTAGCTTACATGCTACTGGCGAGTAAGCAGGTGGATTTATCTACTGATCAGACAAAGGAACTTTATCTGACTATGCTCTCTCTATTCCAAACACACACACCTTTAGAAGCTAAGCTAGAAGCAAATAAACTAAATTGA
- a CDS encoding methyl-accepting chemotaxis protein gives MNKLFRGKSLIVSISIMLSILLIAIIGVISVTMYNATKDEVYRQFLHVGEKLADAARATSSLIQETAPAMQVGQMPPKEQMDTLRTVVNSASDEKLAVNTFYLLPEYEEANGTNIFKYLQTSDSMYEMGFYGGSTYEDNGAFSEVFKNTVNKGESGITDVYEDEHNSWLTYLGPIYDEDENVIAVYGIDFKYDTVKERLNGLITKISVIGIAAVLLSLLLIVFLLRMSLKPLKVLAEKSEEAAAGDFTVQVPIRSKNEIGQVSSAFNEMIMNLRTLAAQIMQTSSNVTNSSTQLRETASQNVQVTNEIAEAITEVASGAESQQVSADESQQAMTEMAIGIQKVTESSMVVSELAIDTADLAQSGEGVMEKTEQQMHTIEGHVQQATVAMRELNNSSEQIGTILAHIAEIANQTNLLALNASIEAARAGEHGKGFAVVAQEIRKLAERSQESSEEITTILREISERSDMVSQSLESSANEVREGTTLANKSGESFRAILKSIQEVSNQVQDVSAATEQMSASSEEIAASLEELNSTAVEASSNSQNVAAASEEQLASMEEVSNAAEHLSELAEELNQAVNRFKV, from the coding sequence ATGAACAAACTGTTTAGGGGGAAAAGCTTAATTGTAAGTATTTCAATTATGCTATCTATTTTATTAATTGCAATTATCGGAGTTATTTCAGTTACGATGTATAATGCTACAAAAGATGAAGTTTATCGTCAGTTTTTACATGTAGGTGAAAAATTAGCAGACGCAGCGAGAGCGACATCGTCTTTAATACAGGAAACAGCCCCTGCAATGCAAGTGGGTCAAATGCCACCAAAAGAACAAATGGACACTTTAAGAACTGTAGTGAATAGTGCATCAGATGAAAAGTTGGCAGTGAATACTTTCTACTTATTGCCAGAATATGAAGAAGCAAATGGAACTAATATTTTCAAATATTTACAAACAAGTGACTCCATGTATGAGATGGGATTTTATGGAGGAAGTACATATGAAGATAATGGAGCGTTCAGTGAAGTATTTAAAAACACTGTTAATAAAGGTGAAAGCGGTATAACCGATGTATATGAAGATGAACATAATAGCTGGCTTACATATTTGGGACCGATTTATGATGAGGATGAAAATGTGATTGCTGTATATGGAATAGATTTTAAGTATGACACAGTAAAGGAACGTTTAAATGGGCTTATTACAAAAATATCTGTAATAGGTATTGCAGCAGTACTGTTAAGCCTGTTACTGATTGTCTTTTTACTGAGAATGTCATTAAAACCATTAAAAGTACTTGCGGAAAAATCAGAAGAAGCAGCGGCCGGTGATTTTACAGTTCAAGTTCCTATTCGATCAAAAAATGAGATTGGACAGGTATCAAGTGCATTTAATGAAATGATTATGAATTTAAGAACGCTTGCGGCACAAATTATGCAAACATCAAGTAATGTAACAAATTCATCAACACAATTAAGAGAAACAGCAAGTCAAAATGTACAGGTGACAAATGAAATAGCTGAGGCGATTACTGAGGTTGCAAGCGGTGCAGAATCACAACAAGTAAGTGCGGATGAAAGCCAGCAAGCGATGACAGAAATGGCCATTGGAATCCAAAAAGTGACGGAATCCTCCATGGTCGTTAGTGAGCTAGCTATAGATACAGCAGATTTAGCCCAGTCTGGTGAAGGAGTAATGGAAAAAACAGAGCAACAAATGCATACAATTGAAGGACATGTTCAGCAAGCGACAGTTGCTATGCGCGAATTAAATAATTCTAGTGAGCAAATTGGAACAATACTAGCACATATCGCAGAAATTGCGAACCAAACAAATTTACTAGCGTTAAATGCTTCCATTGAAGCAGCACGTGCAGGAGAGCATGGAAAAGGTTTTGCTGTTGTTGCACAAGAAATTCGTAAATTAGCAGAACGCTCCCAAGAATCATCAGAGGAAATCACAACAATTTTACGAGAAATAAGCGAACGTTCAGATATGGTTTCTCAGTCATTAGAAAGCTCAGCAAATGAAGTTCGTGAAGGTACAACCTTAGCAAATAAATCAGGAGAATCATTCCGCGCCATTTTGAAATCGATTCAAGAGGTTTCCAATCAAGTGCAGGATGTCTCTGCTGCAACAGAGCAAATGTCAGCAAGTAGTGAAGAAATAGCGGCTTCCTTAGAAGAATTAAATAGTACAGCAGTAGAAGCTTCATCAAATTCTCAAAATGTGGCCGCCGCATCAGAGGAGCAGCTTGCTTCTATGGAAGAAGTATCAAATGCAGCTGAACATTTAAGTGAACTTGCAGAAGAATTAAACCAAGCGGTAAATCGTTTTAAAGTGTGA